One genomic segment of Acanthochromis polyacanthus isolate Apoly-LR-REF ecotype Palm Island chromosome 9, KAUST_Apoly_ChrSc, whole genome shotgun sequence includes these proteins:
- the LOC110964055 gene encoding histone-binding protein N1/N2-like, producing the protein MEEANKLILAGKEHLVMGKAVEAVGALQEACGMLAKEYGDTADECGEAFFWCGKALLDLARMENSVLGNALEGVPVEDEDEPEDSNCESTEDVDEKTRDELRVQVYDAMAEKKTEEKAEEKQSEDAEMMETADEQQETENGEEVDGSKPAATEDKEAEKEPADEDKAAEKEESGDQKGESADKKGESGDQKGESADKKGESGDQKGESADKKGESGDQKRESVDKKGESGNQKGESVDKKGESGDQKGQSADKKGESGDQKGQSADKKGESGDQKGQSADKKGESGDQKGQSADKKGESADNKEESEDKSEAEDGEEGEEEEEGEDVEMEGEAEGEGAATAEKDSEDEVGNLQLAWEMLEVAKIIYKRKETKEGQLMMAQTHLKLGEVSVESGNYTQALEDFQECLQLQVNHLEPDSRLLAETHYQLGLTYSLNLQYSEAIESLSSSIAVIKSRLEKLQEVLDKAEGPDDLPEERKEMEELKALLPEIQEKVEDAKENLKSASTTAETVKDGMTKDTSRTEVIPTKGQISTSPASDISHLVRKKRKPESPVKEDAKKAKQDNTLMDEVKETNTHADKMDTDGP; encoded by the exons ATGGAGGAGGCCAACAAGCTCATCTTGGCAGGCAAGGAGCACCTGGTGATGGGGAAGGCGGTGGAGGCGGTGGGCGCCCTGCAGGAGGCCTGTGGCATGCT AGCTAAAGAATATGGAGACACCGCAGATGAGTGTGGAGAGGCTTTCTTCTGGTGCGGCAAAGCGCTGCTGGATTTGGCACG GATGGAGAACTCAGTCCTGGGTAACGCTCTGGAAGGAGTCCCTGTGGAGGATGAAGATGAACCCGAAGATTCCAACTGTGAGAGCACAGAAGATGTTGATG AGAAGACCAGAGATGAGCTGAGGGTTCAGGTGTATGACGCCATGGCAGAgaagaaaactgaagaaaaggctgaagagaagcagagcGAAGATGCAGAGATGATGGAGACAGCTGATGAACAacaggagacagaaaatggagaGGAGGTTGATGGAAGCAAACCTGCAGCAACTGAAGACAAGGAGGCTGAGAAAGAACCAGCTGATGAGGACAAAGCAGCCGAAAAGGAAGAATCGGGCGACCAGAAGGGGGAATCGGCGGACAAAAAGGGAGAATCGGGCGACCAGAAGGGGGAATCGGCGGACAAAAAGGGAGAATCGGGCGACCAGAAGGGGGAATCGGCGGACAAAAAGGGAGAATCGGGCGACCAGAAGCGGGAATCTGTGGACAAAAAGGGAGAATCGGGCAACCAGAAGGGGGAATCTGTGGACAAAAAGGGAGAATCGGGCGACCAGAAGGGGCAATCGGCGGACAAAAAGGGAGAATCGGGCGACCAGAAGGGGCAATCGGCGGACAAAAAGGGAGAATCGGGCGACCAGAAGGGGCAATCGGCGGACAAAAAGGGAGAATCGGGCGACCAGAAGGGGCAATCGGCAGATAAAAAGGGAGAATCGGCAGACAATAAGgaagaatcagaagacaagtcaGAAGCAGAAG ATGGTGAggaaggtgaggaggaggaagaaggtgaAGATGTAGAAATGGAGGGCGAGGCTGAAGGTGAAGGAGCTGCCACTGCTGAGAAG GACAGTGAGGATGAGGTGGGAAACCTGCAGCTGGCCTGGGAGATGCTGGAAGTAGCTAAAATCATCTACAAAAG gaAAGAGACAAAGGAGGGTCAGCTGATGATGGCTCAGACTCACCTGAAACTGGGAGAAGTTTCTGTTGAATCAG GAAATTACACACAAGCTCTGGAGGATTTCCAGGAGTGTCTGCAGCTGCAGGTGAATCACTTGGAGCCGGACAGCCGCCTGCTGGCTGAGACTCACTACCAGCTCGGTCTGACCTACAGCCTGAACCTGCAGTACAGTGAGGCCATCGAGTCGCTCAGCAGCTCCATCGCCGTCATAAAGAGCAGGCTGG aGAAACTGCAGGAGGTGCTGGACAAAGCCGAGGGTCCAGATGATCTGCcagaagagaggaaggagatggaggagctgaaggcTCTGCTGCCAGAGATCCAGGAGAAGGTGGAGGACGccaaagaaaatctgaaatcaGCGAGCACCACTGCTGAGACTGTGAAGGACGGGATG ACTAAAGACACGTCAAGAACTGAAGTCATCCCCACCAAAGGACAAATCTCCACTTCTCCAGCCTCAGACATCTCCCACCTGGTCAGAAAGAAG AGGAAACCGGAGAGTCCAGTGAAGGAGGACGCGAAGAAAGCGAAGCAGGACAACACTCTGATGGATGAAGTGAAGGAAACTAACACGCACGCCGACAAAATGGACACTGATGG TCCATGA
- the prdx1 gene encoding peroxiredoxin-1, translated as MSAGNARIGQLAPDFTAKAVMPDGQFNDLKLSDYRGKYVVFFFYPLDFTFVCPTEIIAFSDAAEDFRKIGCEVIAASVDSHFSHFAWTNTPRKQGGLGSMKIPLVSDTRRTISTDYGVLKEDEGIAYRGLFIIDDKGILRQITINDLPVGRSVEETMRLVQAFQFTDKHGEVCPAGWKPGSDTIKPDVQKSKDFFSKQ; from the exons ATGTCTGCAGGCAACGCAAGAATTGGACAGCTGGCCCCAGACTTCACGGCCAAAGCGGTGATGCCAGATGGACAGTTCAATGACTTGAAGCTGTCGGACTACAGAG GGAAGTATGTGGTCTTTTTCTTCTATCCGCTGGACTTCACCTTTGTGTGTCCGACTGAGATCATCGCTTTTAGCGACGCTGCTGAGGATTTCAGGAAGATCGGTTGTGAGGTGATCGCCGCCTCCGTGGACTCCCACTTCTCCCATTTTGCGTG GACCAACACACCGCGTAAGCAGGGCGGACTGGGCAGCATGAAGATTCCTCTGGTATCCGACACGCGACGCACCATCTCCACAGATTATGGTGTTCTCAAAGAGGATGAGGGCATCGCCTACAG AGGTCTGTTCATCATTGACGACAAGGGCATTCTGAGACAGATCACCATCAATGACCTCCCGGTTGGACGCTCTGTTGAGGAGACCATGCGTTTGGTCCAAGCCTTTCAGTTCACCGACAAGCACGGAGAAG TCTGCCCAGCCGGCTGGAAACCAGGAAGCGACACCATCAAACCCGACGTCCAGAAGAGCAAAGACTTCTTCTCCAAGCAGTGA
- the zte38 gene encoding zebrafish testis-expressed 38, which translates to MAAGKMCLRTNKQETAEWTGLFLNDLKTKQESLVFIKRMMAVAVSSITYLRGIFPEDAYRSRYLEDLCIKVLRENCNTPGASKVVKWMMGCFDALEKQYLQIVFLGVYTNPDEPNCIIESYQFKFRYTEKGPQMDIFRNRSMEMQVTLEDTKKASVLLIRKLFLLMQNLDALPSNVYLTMKLYYYDDITPAEYQPPGFKEGECDSLWFEGMAVHFRVGEVQTAFHTLRVRVSAEQGRVEKLQRGNHLREPQQVPERISPRKETMKVKDDLPSEDESAQFKKPTRPLAKRKPAGKSLSRKKRRI; encoded by the exons atgGCAGCAGGGAAAATGTGCCTCAGGACGAACAAGCAGGAGACTGCAGAG tgGACAGGATTGTTTCTGAACGACCTAAAAACCAAGCAAGAATCTCTGGTCTTCATTAAGAGGATGATGGCTGTGGCTGTCTCCTCCATCACCTATCTCAGAGGGATTTTTCCAGAGGATGCCTACAGATCCAGATATCTGGAAG ATTTGTGCATTAAAGTTTTGCGTGAGAACTGCAACACTCCAGGTGCCAGCAAAGTTGTGAAATG GATGATGGGCTGCTTTGATGCATTAGAAAAGCAGTAT CTCCAGATTGTATTCCTTGGG GTCTACACCAATCCAGATGAACCCAAT TGCATTATCGAGTCCTACCAGTTCAAATTCAGATACACTGAAAAGGGGCCCCAGATGGACATTTTCAG GAACAGGAGTATGGAGATGCAGGTGACGTTGGAGGACACCAAGAAGGCCTCAGTGCTGCTCATCAGGAAGCTCTTCTTGCTGATGCAGAATCTGGACGCCCTCCCCAGCAATGTCTACCTCACCATGAAGCTCTACTACTACGACGACA TCACCCCTGCAGAATACCAACCACCTGGCTTCAAGGAGGGGGAATGCGACAGCCTGTGGTTTGAAGGCATGGCGGTGCACTTCAGGGTGGGTGAGGTGCAGACGGCCTTCCACACCTTGAGAGTGCGAGTGTCAGCGGAACAAGGCCGGGTGGAGAAACTCCAGAGAGGAAACCACTTGAGGGAACCTCAGCAGGTTCCTGAAAGAATTTCTCCAAGGAAGGAAACAATGAAG GTGAAAGATGATCTACCTTCTGAAGATG AATCTGCACAGTTCAAGAAACCAACAAGACCTTTGGCAAAG AGAAAACCAGCTGGCAAAAGTCTGTCcaggaagaaaagaagaatttaG